The Acidimicrobiales bacterium genome has a window encoding:
- a CDS encoding ribbon-helix-helix protein, CopG family: MVKTTIYLPDELKSAVADRARREGTSEADVIRAAIAAAVRPTRPRPTGGLYSAEPIADRADDLLRGFGER; the protein is encoded by the coding sequence ATGGTGAAGACGACGATCTACCTCCCTGACGAGCTGAAGTCCGCGGTCGCGGACCGGGCGCGCCGCGAAGGGACGTCGGAGGCCGACGTGATCCGCGCCGCGATCGCCGCGGCGGTCCGCCCCACCCGGCCCCGCCCGACGGGTGGCCTCTACTCCGCCGAGCCGATCGCCGACCGCGCCGACGACCTGCTGCGCGGCTTCGGCGAGAGGTGA
- a CDS encoding PIN domain-containing protein, which produces MILDTSGLLAFFNDREPAHEAARDVVDAADEALVVSPYVVAEVDHLVATRHGVDAELAVLRQLAGGAFELPEITEDDLSKVVRVVERHRDQDIGVTDASLVVLAARYRTRRILTLDHRHFTVLRPARGHAFELLP; this is translated from the coding sequence GTGATCCTCGACACGAGCGGCCTGCTCGCCTTCTTCAACGACCGGGAACCGGCGCACGAAGCCGCCCGCGACGTGGTCGACGCGGCCGACGAGGCCCTCGTCGTCTCCCCCTACGTCGTGGCCGAGGTCGACCACCTGGTCGCCACCCGGCACGGCGTCGACGCCGAGCTGGCGGTGCTCCGCCAGCTCGCGGGCGGCGCCTTCGAGCTGCCCGAGATCACCGAAGACGACCTCTCGAAGGTCGTCCGCGTCGTCGAGCGTCATCGCGACCAAGACATCGGCGTCACCGACGCCTCGCTCGTCGTCCTCGCCGCCCGCTACCGCACCCGGAGGATCCTCACCCTGGACCACCGGCACTTCACGGTGCTGCGGCCGGCCCGCGGCCACGCCTTCGAGCTGCTGCCCTGA